The Budorcas taxicolor isolate Tak-1 chromosome 18, Takin1.1, whole genome shotgun sequence genome window below encodes:
- the MEIOSIN gene encoding meiosis initiator protein: protein MWDSSKHVCSPEQPRTNSLSPSDRTANRFLSLSTVSSTGPGKEEVDWGVVSDTKFHLGCPNQNRLLSQNRKQRKNHTSKLQELALMLPVTLKTGTKKLTKKEVLLHVLQYIHYLQSSINVTKALLQLHTNHGHGGLRGLGWNPAAGPAKQRLSTPSSSPHSQKSRLWGACRKPRKKKPTRASERQTRAQNPRRCLALEKPEKLETPSPDQKGGNVVGTTTPPRCWDSCSLPRAEESSFQGDRKGGRRQLTLLDVAENSAHCDISSCCVKYDTQDSGSYPAFEAQQGVEMIHFLNKTQPGPRQKLVFYDSGEEVGKESPNADPWIPAWTAEGSPQESPLALGPPQITNLLETDPLKEILGLSPSLFSSPGKLLPEQILEDGNEYLTQALFEEILLDSAPSPSACILEEPQKKDMPPEVPKDPPDSHDLGQSSVSLDHCYLSLSENSKVPSSPSSEDMDTDSVWRQQEDTQADFEGLQSSSEDGDYTWTPTRRVSPLPMAGRKARKGRASRRPSKSKESKKAPGTPQMKKKCVNGFIMFCRMNRKQYIRACPGTASTAATKELAQLWRVMTLQERKPYCTKARRFSRQHNRIVKQDSSSSEDENWETPKPFYQLLAEKARGSPDPVSPEFQQG from the exons GACAGCGAATCGATTTCTCTCCCTTTCCACAGTGTCCAGCACAGGACCTGGCAAAGAGGAG GTGGATTGGGGGGTGGTGTCAGATACCAAATTCCATTTGGGATGTCCTAACCAAAACCGGCTCTTGTCCCAAAACAGGAAGCAGAGGAAAAACCACACCAGCAAACTGCAAGAGCTGGCATTGATGCTGCCAGTGACCCTGAAGACTGGTACCAAGAAGCTCACCAAG AAGGAGGTTCTCTTGCACGTCCTGCAGTACATTCACTACCTACAGAGCAGCATCAATGTGACCAAGGCCTTGCTCCAACTCCACACCAACCATGGGCATGGCGGGCTCAGGG GGCTGGGTTGGAACCCTGCTGCAGGCCCCGCAAAGCAGAGACTCTCCACCCCATCCAGCTCCCCACACTCTCAGAAGTCCCGTCTTTGGGGAGCATGCCGGAAACCTCGGAAGAAAAAGCCTACCCGAGCATCAG aaCGCCAGACCCGGGCCCAGAACCCTCGTCGCTGTCTGGCCCTGGAGAAGCCTGAGAAGCTGGAGACCCCATCTCCAGACCAAAAAGGAGGAAATGTGGTGGGGACCACCACCCCTCCAAGATGCTGGGACTCCTGCAGTCTACCCAGGGCTGAGGAATCCTCATTTCAAGGTgacaggaagggaggaagacGCCAGCTGACATTGCTGGATGTGGCTGAGAACAGCGCCCACTGTGACATCTCAA GCTGCTGTGTCAAATATGATACTCAGGATTCGGGGTCTTATCCTGCTTTTGAGGCCCAGCAAGGGGTCGAGATGATCCATTTTCTCAACAAGACCCAGCCTGGTCCCAG GCAGAAGCTGGTGTTCTATGATTCTGGCGAGGAGGTGGGCAAGGAGTCCCCAAATGCTGACCCTTGGATTCCTGCCTGGACTGCAGAGGGCAGCCCCCAAG AGAGCCCACTGGCCTTGGGGCCTCCCCAGATTACCAACCTGTTGGAGACAGACCCCCTGAAGGAGATCCTAGGGCTCAGCCCCTCCCTCTTCAGCTCCCCAGGGAAATTGCTGCCTGAACAGATCTTGGAGGATGGCAATGAATACCTGACCCAAG CTCTCTTTGAGGAAATATTGTTAGATTCTGCACCTTCACCTTCTGCCTGCATCCTCGAGGAACCACAGAAGAAG GACATGCCCCCTGAGGTCCCCAAAGACCCCCCTGACTCCCACGACCTGGGCCAGTCCTCGGTCTCGCTGGACCACTGCTACCTCTCGCTGAGTGAAAACAGCAAGGTGCCGTCCAGCCCCAGCTCGGAGGACATGGACACAGACTCGGTGTGGAGGCAGCAGGAG GACACTCAGGCTGACTTCGAGGGCCTGCAGTCCTCCAGCGAAGACGGGGACTACACGTGGACCCCTACCCGGCGGGTCTCGCCTCTGCCCATGGCCGGGAGGAAGGCCAGGAAGGGCCGGGCCAGCCGGCGTCCCTCCAAGTCCAAGGAGAGCAAGAAAGCCCCTGGCACCCCGCAGATGAAGAAGAAGTGTGTCAACGGCTTCATCATGTTCTGCAGGATGAACCGGAAGCAGTACATCCG AGCCTGCCCTGGGACCGCATCCACGGCCGCCACCAAGGAGCTGGCCCAACTCTGGCGGGTAATGACCCTGCAGGAGCGAAAACCATACTG CACCAAGGCGCGCAGGTTCAGTCGCCAGCACAACCGGATCGTGAAGCAGGACAGCTCCAGCAGTGAGGACGAGAACTGGGAGACCCCCAAACCCTTCTACCAGCTGCTGGCCGAGAAGGCCCGAGGCTCCCCAGACCCAGTCTCTCCGGAGTTTCAGCAAGGGTGA
- the SIX5 gene encoding homeobox protein SIX5: MATLPAEPSARPAAGGEAVVAAAATEEEEEEARQLLQTLQAAEGEAAAAAGAGAGETAVKVEGPGSPGVPGSPPEAAAEPPTGLRFSPEQVACVCEALLQAGHAGRLSRFLGALPPAERLRGSDPVLRARALVAFQRGEYAELYRLLESRPFPAAHHAFLQDLYLRARYHEAERARGRALGAVDKYRLRKKFPLPKTIWDGEETVYCFKERSRAALKACYRGNRYPTPDEKRRLATLTGLSLTQVSNWFKNRRQRDRTGGGGGAPCKSESDGNPTTEDESSRSPEDLERGAAPAAAEGPAPGSIFLAGASPPAPCPASSSILVNGSFLAAGSSPAVLLNGSPVIINSLALGEASGLGPLLLTGGAPAPQPSPQGPSEGKTSLVLDPQTGEVRLEEAQPEAPETKGAQVTASGPPGEEVPTPLPQVVPGPPTAATFPLPPGPVTSMAAPQVVPLSPPPGYPAGLGPTSPLLNLPQVVPTSQVVTLPQAVGPLQLLAAGPGSPVKVAGASGPANVHLINSGVGVTALQLPSATTPGNFLLANSVSGSPIVTGVAVQQGKIILTATFPTSMLVSQVLPPAPSLALPLKPDTAISVPEGALPVATSPALPEAHALGALPVQQPPQPPPTPATPAPSLPFSPDSSGLLPGFPAPPTEGLLLSPAAVPIWPAGLELSAGTEGLLEEEKGLGTQAPHTVLRLPDPDPEGLLLGATTGGEVDEGLEAETKVLTQLQSVPVEEPLEL; encoded by the exons ATGGCTACCTTGCCTGCGGAGCCGAGCGCGAGGCCGGCGGCCGGGGGGGAGGCAGTGGTAGCGGCGGCGGCGAccgaagaggaggaggaggaagcgcGCCAGCTCCTGCAGACTTTGCAGGCGGCCGAGggtgaggcggcggcggcggccggggccggggcgggcgaAACGGCGGTGAAAGTGGAGGGCCCCGGATCCCCAGGCGTCCCCGGGTCGCCCCCCGAGGCCGCTGCCGAGCCGCCCACGGGGCTCCGCTTCTCGCCGGAGCAGGTGGCGTGCGTGTGCGAGGCGCTGCTACAGGCGGGCCACGCCGGCCGCTTGAGCCGCTTCCTGGGCGCACTGCCTCCGGCCGAGCGCCTACGTGGCAGCGATCCTGTACTGCGCGCTCGGGCCCTGGTTGCCTTCCAGCGAGGCGAGTACGCCGAGCTCTACCGGCTGCTCGAGAGCCGCCCCTTCCCCGCCGCCCACCACGCCTTCCTTCAGGACCTCTACCTGCGCGCGCGCTACCACGAGGCCGAGCGGGCCCGCGGCCGCGCGTTGGGCGCAGTGGACAAGTACCGTCTGCGCAAGAAATTCCCGCTGCCCAAGACCATCTGGGACGGCGAGGAGACCGTCTACTGCTTCAAGGAGCGCTCCCGCGCCGCGCTGAAGGCCTGCTATCGCGGCAACCGCTACCCCACGCCGGACGAGAAGCGCCGCTTGGCCACGCTCACCGGCCTCTCGCTCACGCAAGTCAGCAACTGGTTCAAGAACCGACGACAGCGCGACCGgaccgggggcggcggcggcgcgcccTGCAAGAG CGAGTCTGATGGAAACCCCACTACTGAGGACGAGTCCAGCCGCAGTCCTGAAGACCTGGAGAGGGGGGCGGCTCCGGCGGCTGCCGAGGGCCCAGCGCCAGGCTCCATATTCCTGGCCGGGGCCTCCCCTCCCGCACCgtgccctgcctcctcctccatcctGGTGAATGGGAGCTTCCTGGCAGCCGGCAGCTCTCCAGCAGTGCTCCTCAATGGGAGCCCCGTCATCATCAACAGCCTGGCCCTGGGCGAGGCCTCCGGCCTGGGCCCCCTGCTGCTCACTGGGGGTGCCCCTGCTCCACAGCCCAGCCCCCAAGGGCCCAGCGAGGGCAAGACCTCCCTGGTCCTGGACCCTCAGACTGGAGAGGTTCGACTGGAGGAGGCTCAGCCTGAAGCCCCGGAGACCAAGGGGGCTCAGGTGACTGCTTCAGGGCCCCCTGGAGAGGAGGTCCCGACGCCTCTGCCCCAGGTGGTGCCTGGCCCCCCTACGGCAGCTACCTTTCCACTGCCCCCAGGACCAGTGACTTCCATGGCTGCTCCCCAAGTGGTGCCGCTTTCCCCACCCCCTGGCTACCCTGCCGGCCTGGGTCCCACCTCCCCACTGTTGAACCTGCCCCAGGTGGTGCCCACCTCACAGGTGGTGACCCTGCCCCAGGCCGTGGGGCCGTTGCAGCTGCTGGCAGCTGGGCCAGGCAGCCCAGTGAAGGTGGCTGGCGCCTCGGGCCCTGCCAATGTGCACTTGATAAACTCCGGCGTGGGCGTGACTGCGCTGCAGCTGCCTTCGGCCACTACCCCAG GAAACTTCCTGCTGGCCAACTCCGTGTCTGGCAGCCCCATCGTGACAGGTGTGGCCGTGCAGCAGGGCAAGATCATCCTCACCGCCACTTTCCCCACCAGCATGCTGGTCTCCCAGGTTCTGCCGCCcgcccccagcctggccctgcccctgAAGCCGGACACAGCCATCTCGGTGCCTGAAGGAGCCCTCCCGGTGGCCACCAGCCCCGCTCTTCCGGAGGCCCACGCCTTAGGCGCGCTTCCTGTGCAGCAGCCACCccagccgccccccacccccgccacccccgccccaaGCCTGCCCTTctccccagactcctctggcctCCTGCCCGGTTTCCCGGCGCCCCCGACTGAGGGGCTGCTGCTATCGCCCGCAGCCGTGCCCATCTGGCCAGCTGGGCTGGAACTGAGCGCCGGCACCGAGGGGCTGctagaggaagagaaggggctgggAACACAGGCCCCCCACACCGTGCTGAGGCTGCCGGACCCTGACCCCGAGGGGCTGCTCCTGGGGGCCACCACAGGGGGTGAGGTGGACGAGGGGCTGGAAGCCGAGACCAAGGTCCTGACGCAGCTACAGTCAGTGCCTGTGGAAGAGCCCTTGGAACTGTGA